One genomic window of Polyangium aurulentum includes the following:
- a CDS encoding tetratricopeptide repeat protein yields MPARVALLSSVAALLLGCGAEPPAPATPPPAPPPASPPPAATAPPPPAASRPEPENEKEKGRLVYIHGAGDGRNSAEIAAHEDLCNKNELSGCHALGLDLMTPKDKDGENNKRAFAAFEKGCRGGYAASCNGLGVMYAEGFGVARDGARAVELYKRACDGDVSTACLHVASAYENGRDVAADRKTAVDYYERACKAEQSQGCGTAAKAFAEGNGVPRDLEKARKLYERGCKDGEQEACKELKKLGAGRL; encoded by the coding sequence ATGCCCGCGCGTGTCGCCCTCCTGAGCTCCGTGGCCGCCCTGCTCCTCGGTTGCGGAGCGGAGCCCCCTGCGCCCGCGACTCCGCCGCCCGCCCCGCCGCCCGCCTCGCCGCCCCCCGCGGCCACGGCGCCGCCGCCCCCCGCCGCATCCAGGCCGGAGCCGGAGAACGAGAAAGAGAAAGGCCGTCTCGTCTACATCCACGGCGCAGGCGATGGCCGCAATTCTGCGGAGATCGCCGCCCACGAAGACCTTTGCAATAAAAACGAGCTCTCGGGCTGCCATGCGCTCGGGCTCGACCTGATGACGCCAAAGGACAAGGACGGCGAGAACAACAAGCGTGCTTTTGCGGCGTTCGAGAAGGGATGCCGCGGCGGTTACGCGGCGAGCTGCAATGGCCTGGGCGTGATGTACGCCGAGGGCTTCGGCGTGGCCCGCGACGGGGCGCGCGCGGTCGAGCTTTACAAGCGCGCATGCGACGGCGATGTGAGCACCGCGTGCCTGCACGTCGCCAGCGCGTACGAGAATGGCCGCGACGTGGCCGCCGATCGGAAGACGGCGGTCGACTATTACGAGCGCGCGTGCAAGGCCGAGCAGTCACAGGGCTGCGGGACGGCCGCCAAGGCATTCGCCGAGGGCAATGGAGTGCCGCGTGATCTGGAGAAGGCGCGCAAGCTCTACGAACGCGGCTGCAAGGATGGCGAGCAGGAGGCCTGCAAGGAGCTGAAGAAGCTCGGCGCGGGGCGGCTGTGA
- the glmU gene encoding bifunctional UDP-N-acetylglucosamine diphosphorylase/glucosamine-1-phosphate N-acetyltransferase GlmU has translation MTSDAKPSLTAIILAAGQGTRMKSARPKVLHELCGRPMVDYAIDAALAAGSDDVVVVVGHGRDEMIAHLGKAYGARVRTAVQENQRGTGDAVRSALPALAPSTELVLILCGDTPLVDPAELVRLKTALGAENALAMLTALVDDPTGYGRILRDGEGRITCIREHRDASAEEKNVREVNTGIYIARAAFLREAVQGLQPNNAQGELYLTDIVATASKAGVVASWTTQAAGALVGVNDRSQLAAAEDAMYTRIADRFRREGATIRATARIDASVVVEPDAVIEHYVVLRGNTKIGRGARVDVGSVLTDVEVAPEAVVKPYSVCTSSTIGEKAQIGPFSHLRPESQIEADAHIGNFVETKKTVIRRGAKANHLAYLGDGDVGEGANIGAGTIFCNYDGFKKHKTEIGPGAFIGSDSQIVAPVRIGAGAYVATGTTVTRDVPDDALAIGRAKQENKEGYASRLKSRLKAGAAKKNESGG, from the coding sequence ATGACGTCCGACGCCAAGCCTTCCCTCACCGCCATCATCCTCGCCGCCGGCCAGGGCACGCGCATGAAGAGCGCGCGGCCCAAGGTGCTCCACGAGCTCTGTGGACGGCCGATGGTCGACTACGCGATCGACGCCGCGCTCGCGGCCGGCTCCGACGACGTGGTGGTCGTCGTGGGCCACGGCCGGGACGAGATGATCGCGCACCTCGGCAAAGCCTACGGCGCCCGCGTCCGCACCGCCGTGCAGGAGAACCAGCGCGGCACCGGCGACGCCGTCCGCTCGGCCCTGCCCGCCCTCGCCCCGTCCACCGAGCTGGTGCTCATCCTCTGCGGCGACACGCCCCTGGTCGACCCCGCCGAGCTGGTCCGCCTGAAGACCGCCCTCGGCGCGGAGAACGCGCTCGCCATGCTCACGGCCCTGGTCGACGACCCCACGGGCTACGGCCGCATCCTGCGCGACGGCGAGGGCCGCATCACCTGCATTCGCGAGCACCGCGATGCGAGCGCCGAGGAGAAGAACGTCCGCGAGGTGAACACGGGGATCTACATCGCCCGCGCGGCATTCCTGCGCGAGGCGGTGCAGGGGCTGCAACCGAACAACGCCCAGGGCGAGCTTTACCTCACCGATATCGTGGCCACCGCGTCGAAGGCGGGCGTGGTCGCTTCATGGACCACCCAGGCTGCCGGCGCGCTCGTTGGCGTCAACGACAGATCGCAGCTCGCGGCCGCCGAGGATGCCATGTACACGCGCATCGCCGACCGCTTCCGCCGCGAGGGCGCCACGATCCGCGCGACGGCGCGCATCGACGCCTCCGTCGTGGTCGAGCCCGACGCGGTGATCGAGCATTACGTGGTCCTGCGCGGCAATACGAAGATCGGCCGCGGCGCGCGCGTCGACGTGGGCTCGGTGCTCACCGACGTCGAGGTCGCCCCCGAGGCGGTGGTGAAACCCTATTCGGTCTGCACGAGCTCGACGATCGGCGAAAAGGCGCAGATCGGTCCCTTCTCGCACCTCAGGCCCGAGAGCCAGATCGAGGCCGACGCGCACATCGGCAATTTCGTCGAGACCAAGAAGACGGTGATCCGGCGCGGCGCGAAGGCCAATCACCTCGCATACCTGGGCGACGGCGACGTGGGCGAGGGCGCGAACATCGGCGCCGGGACCATCTTCTGCAATTACGACGGCTTCAAGAAGCACAAGACCGAGATCGGCCCGGGCGCGTTCATCGGCAGCGATTCACAGATCGTGGCCCCCGTCCGCATCGGCGCCGGCGCCTACGTGGCCACGGGGACGACCGTGACGCGCGACGTGCCCGACGATGCGCTCGCCATTGGTCGCGCCAAGCAAGAGAACAAGGAAGGCTACGCCTCGCGGCTGAAGTCG
- a CDS encoding SDR family NAD(P)-dependent oxidoreductase: protein MLPGLDGKVAIVTGHRHGIGEAVARLLAEHGAVVHGFDLPDVDLRDLKSIDGHVARVVEAAGRLDILVNNAGTSNMGDIVETPLEELEEVLTVNFKAPFMLMKAAIPHMIRAGGGAIVNNASDQAFVGRRFAAAYGSSKAALAQLTLSAALDWAPKGIRVNGVAPGPTDTKMMNQALHDLHARYPDVYPADVADRYRAGIPLGRFAKPHEIAWTIAFLASDAASYMTGTVVPVDGGGLAQ from the coding sequence ATGCTTCCTGGATTGGACGGAAAAGTAGCGATCGTGACGGGGCATCGCCACGGCATTGGGGAGGCGGTCGCGCGCCTGCTCGCCGAGCACGGGGCCGTCGTCCACGGCTTCGATTTGCCCGACGTCGACCTGCGCGATCTGAAGAGCATCGACGGTCACGTGGCCCGCGTCGTGGAAGCGGCCGGCAGGCTCGACATCCTCGTGAACAATGCGGGGACGAGCAACATGGGCGATATCGTGGAGACGCCGCTCGAGGAGCTCGAGGAGGTGCTCACGGTCAATTTCAAGGCCCCGTTCATGCTCATGAAGGCGGCCATTCCGCACATGATCCGCGCGGGCGGCGGCGCAATCGTCAACAACGCGAGCGACCAGGCCTTCGTCGGCAGGCGCTTCGCCGCAGCGTACGGCTCGTCGAAGGCCGCCCTCGCCCAGCTCACCCTGAGCGCCGCGCTCGACTGGGCGCCCAAGGGCATTCGCGTCAACGGCGTCGCGCCCGGGCCCACGGACACGAAGATGATGAACCAGGCCCTGCACGATCTGCACGCGCGCTATCCCGACGTCTACCCCGCGGACGTCGCGGATCGTTATCGCGCCGGCATCCCGCTCGGCCGGTTCGCCAAGCCGCACGAGATTGCCTGGACGATCGCGTTCCTCGCCTCGGACGCGGCCTCGTACATGACGGGCACGGTGGTCCCGGTGGACGGGGGAGGGCTCGCGCAATGA
- a CDS encoding SDR family NAD(P)-dependent oxidoreductase yields the protein MSAEQRVVFVTGGRRGIGAAVAERFKESGFLVAVCARSASEPPPYADEFIACDVSDAASVRDCVARVIARFGRLDVLVNNAGIAGENPMDPAKDDAIWHRMIAVNLDGTYFMCKHALPHLPDGSGRIINVASTLALKGAPDQIGYTAAKHGVLGLTRALARYAAPRRITVNAICPGWTRTDLADERMRDLGLTLEQAEQGVPIGRILEPREVADLALYLAGPSAGGITGQALVIDGGYLA from the coding sequence ATGAGCGCCGAACAGCGCGTCGTCTTCGTCACGGGCGGCAGGCGCGGGATCGGCGCCGCCGTGGCCGAGCGCTTCAAGGAGAGCGGCTTCCTCGTCGCGGTGTGCGCCCGCAGCGCGAGCGAGCCGCCTCCGTACGCGGATGAATTCATCGCGTGCGACGTCTCCGACGCCGCCAGCGTCCGCGATTGCGTCGCTCGCGTGATCGCTCGCTTCGGCCGGCTCGACGTCCTGGTCAACAATGCGGGGATCGCGGGCGAGAACCCGATGGATCCCGCCAAGGACGACGCGATCTGGCACCGCATGATCGCCGTGAACCTCGACGGTACCTATTTCATGTGCAAGCACGCGCTGCCCCACCTGCCGGACGGGTCGGGGCGGATCATCAACGTCGCCTCGACCCTCGCGCTCAAGGGCGCGCCGGATCAGATCGGCTACACCGCGGCCAAGCACGGCGTCCTCGGGCTCACGCGCGCCCTCGCCCGTTACGCCGCCCCGCGGCGCATCACCGTCAACGCCATCTGCCCCGGTTGGACCCGCACCGATCTGGCGGACGAGCGCATGCGCGACCTCGGCCTCACGCTGGAGCAAGCCGAGCAGGGCGTCCCCATCGGCCGCATCCTCGAGCCGCGCGAGGTTGCCGATCTCGCATTGTACCTCGCGGGCCCCTCGGCGGGCGGGATCACCGGGCAGGCGCTCGTCATCGACGGCGGCTACCTCGCCTGA
- the holA gene encoding DNA polymerase III subunit delta — MTPEKAIQEAAAGNLKPVYLVVGEERYLSDRVLAALRDATMKGGIAGFNEDKFLAGEASVDAVLSAAKMVPMMAKRRFVLARGLERWEGKKSESDDDDDAPVDKGGKGGSPLDALAEYAKAPVSSTVLVLSANKLHGQRKIVTAAKKGDFIVNCEPLSRKELPNFVRKMAKEKGHDIAPDVADHLAEIAGPELGYVADAIERLSLFVGEGAPITDDAVATMVTKVRQSTVWELLDALTKRRIDKAMATLSDVVDPKDGGLKLLGAVAWSVRQLVKMESALREGANVTEAAARAGVPPFRANDAAQTVRALPRGTLTVWLKLLAEADRALKSSRRTAQSILETMVISMCR, encoded by the coding sequence GTGACGCCGGAGAAAGCCATCCAGGAAGCCGCCGCGGGGAACTTGAAGCCGGTCTATCTCGTCGTGGGCGAGGAGCGCTACCTCTCCGACCGCGTACTCGCCGCGCTCAGGGACGCGACCATGAAGGGCGGCATCGCGGGCTTCAACGAGGACAAGTTCCTCGCCGGCGAGGCCTCGGTCGACGCCGTGCTCTCCGCCGCGAAGATGGTGCCCATGATGGCCAAGCGCAGGTTCGTCCTGGCGCGCGGCCTCGAGCGCTGGGAAGGCAAGAAGAGCGAGAGCGACGACGACGACGACGCGCCCGTCGACAAGGGCGGCAAGGGCGGCAGCCCGCTCGACGCGCTCGCCGAGTACGCGAAGGCGCCCGTCTCGTCGACCGTGCTCGTCCTGTCGGCGAACAAGCTGCACGGGCAGCGCAAGATCGTCACGGCCGCCAAGAAGGGCGACTTCATCGTCAACTGCGAGCCGCTCAGCCGCAAAGAGCTGCCGAATTTCGTGCGCAAGATGGCGAAGGAGAAGGGCCACGACATCGCCCCCGACGTGGCCGATCACCTCGCCGAGATCGCAGGCCCCGAGCTCGGCTACGTGGCGGACGCGATCGAGCGGCTCAGCCTGTTCGTGGGCGAAGGCGCGCCGATCACGGACGACGCGGTCGCGACGATGGTGACGAAGGTCCGACAGAGCACGGTCTGGGAGCTGCTCGACGCGCTCACCAAGCGCCGGATCGACAAGGCGATGGCCACGCTCTCGGACGTGGTGGACCCGAAGGACGGCGGGCTGAAGCTGCTCGGCGCGGTGGCGTGGTCGGTGCGGCAGCTCGTGAAGATGGAGTCGGCGCTGCGCGAAGGGGCGAACGTGACCGAGGCGGCCGCGCGCGCGGGCGTGCCGCCGTTCCGCGCGAACGACGCGGCGCAGACGGTGCGCGCCCTGCCGCGCGGGACGTTGACCGTGTGGCTCAAGCTGCTCGCCGAGGCAGACCGCGCGCTGAAGAGCTCGCGGCGGACGGCGCAATCGATCCTGGAGACGATGGTGATTTCGATGTGCCGGTGA
- a CDS encoding lysophospholipid acyltransferase family protein: MKAKLVSIWNWVEIVTVVLVSTGLVAIVFVCTTPFDPLRKVVGRFFRICGTMLVRLNPLWSVKISGWERPKKSGPFIVVANHQSIADIPAISYLPWEMKWLSKEANFKVPGLGWMMSMAGDIPLRRGERESAKSAMARCKWYLDRGMSVMIFPEGTRSSDGEIKPFKDGAFRLALETGVPILPIAIAGTRHAIPKSSWVFGVKCQARIEVLPPIDVKGMNIEDVDALRDRVRSDISAAFERLGKWMPTLPEDYAPLTPEPSGASALEEA, translated from the coding sequence ATGAAAGCCAAGCTCGTCTCGATCTGGAACTGGGTGGAGATCGTCACCGTCGTGCTCGTCTCGACGGGGCTCGTCGCGATCGTGTTCGTATGCACGACGCCGTTCGACCCTCTGCGCAAGGTGGTGGGCCGGTTCTTTCGCATCTGCGGCACCATGCTCGTGCGGCTCAATCCGCTCTGGAGCGTGAAGATCAGCGGCTGGGAGCGCCCGAAGAAGAGCGGCCCCTTCATCGTCGTCGCCAATCACCAGTCCATCGCGGACATCCCGGCGATCAGCTACCTGCCCTGGGAAATGAAGTGGCTCTCGAAGGAGGCGAACTTCAAGGTCCCGGGGCTCGGCTGGATGATGTCGATGGCGGGCGACATCCCGCTCCGGCGCGGCGAGCGCGAGAGCGCGAAATCGGCCATGGCGCGCTGCAAGTGGTATCTCGACCGCGGCATGAGCGTCATGATCTTCCCCGAGGGCACGCGCTCCTCCGACGGCGAGATCAAGCCCTTCAAGGACGGCGCATTCCGCCTCGCGCTCGAGACCGGCGTCCCCATCCTGCCCATTGCAATCGCCGGCACGCGCCACGCCATCCCCAAGAGCTCCTGGGTCTTCGGCGTGAAATGCCAGGCCCGCATCGAGGTCCTGCCCCCCATCGACGTGAAGGGCATGAACATCGAGGACGTCGACGCCCTGCGCGACCGCGTCCGCAGCGACATCTCCGCCGCATTCGAGCGCCTCGGCAAGTGGATGCCCACCCTGCCCGAAGATTACGCTCCCCTCACGCCCGAGCCGTCCGGGGCGAGCGCGCTCGAAGAGGCCTGA